From a single Lentisphaera profundi genomic region:
- a CDS encoding OmpP1/FadL family transporter encodes MKNIFYAGVMIFLSGSLYATVALSTGTNQAALAGGGVAAPQDSTWVKLNPAAIVGMGNRVDLSLEYLRPQNEVKMGGGGLPNAIESEIDDTGNLFFPHFSMVEQLDSKSAYGIALFVNSGYSSDYSDSRSTPGQFGNYDRKLEYNSYKLSLVYAHEFNNGWRVGFGPNLSYARVRTDMLATDAPLRQTSGDNEWDDSFGAGFQLAVHRQWDRFAFGMSYTSRVWHSEFEKYDDITSHPLDMPNILQTGIAFKIKEDLTWTFDWQYLNWSSVSASGDNVTDGGFGWSNHNIFKTGLIWEANEQWTLRGGYSWGEAPIDSEAAFSNVFAPIIIEHYASCGFSYRLDEEWEIGAAYIHGFENTVTDNGRQIPAAEGTEVTSSVDIVSVGLTYYF; translated from the coding sequence ATGAAAAATATTTTTTATGCGGGAGTGATGATTTTTTTATCGGGCTCACTGTATGCAACAGTTGCTTTGTCTACGGGCACAAATCAAGCTGCTCTAGCAGGTGGTGGTGTGGCAGCACCCCAAGATTCCACATGGGTAAAATTAAATCCTGCAGCAATTGTGGGGATGGGCAATCGAGTCGACCTTAGTCTCGAGTACTTACGTCCACAAAATGAAGTTAAGATGGGCGGGGGCGGTCTTCCCAATGCAATAGAGAGTGAAATTGATGATACGGGGAACTTGTTTTTCCCCCATTTCTCTATGGTCGAACAGTTGGATAGTAAATCAGCATATGGTATAGCTTTGTTTGTTAATAGTGGCTATTCCTCTGATTATTCAGACTCCCGTTCCACTCCGGGTCAATTTGGGAATTACGATCGTAAATTAGAATACAATTCATATAAATTATCACTTGTTTACGCACACGAATTTAATAATGGTTGGCGTGTCGGTTTTGGCCCTAATTTGAGCTACGCACGAGTACGAACCGATATGCTAGCAACTGACGCGCCTCTCCGTCAAACTTCTGGCGATAATGAATGGGATGATAGTTTTGGTGCGGGCTTTCAGTTAGCCGTACATCGTCAGTGGGATCGCTTTGCTTTCGGTATGTCCTATACATCTCGTGTGTGGCATTCAGAATTCGAGAAATATGATGATATCACATCTCACCCCTTAGATATGCCTAATATATTGCAGACGGGTATAGCCTTCAAGATAAAAGAAGATTTGACATGGACTTTTGATTGGCAGTATTTGAATTGGAGTTCTGTTAGTGCCTCGGGTGATAATGTGACAGATGGAGGTTTTGGATGGAGCAATCATAATATTTTCAAAACAGGCCTAATTTGGGAAGCTAATGAGCAGTGGACACTAAGAGGAGGTTATTCATGGGGAGAAGCTCCTATAGATAGTGAAGCAGCGTTTTCAAATGTTTTTGCTCCGATTATTATTGAGCATTATGCTTCCTGTGGTTTTTCCTATAGACTAGATGAGGAATGGGAAATTGGAGCAGCTTATATACATGGATTTGAGAATACTGTGACGGATAATGGAAGACAGATCCCTGCAGCAGAAGGAACCGAGGTTACTTCGTCGGTTGATATCGTTAGTGTAGGTTTAACTTATTACTTTTAA